TCGACAGGCTCTCCGTTACCACCAAGATGATATCGCTCTTCTTGAGTAATAGGTAAAACTTCTAGATAAATCTCCCCTGCACCTCTTTGATTCAACCGCAATTCTTCCTGACAAAAATGCTGTCGTAGTTCTAACGTTGAGTAGTTCAAGAAACCGAAATTCACAGGTTTTTTGAGTTTGTAGGCGTAATCACCCGTGAGTAGCACGTAAGAGACGTGCGTTTGAATCAGTTCGATTGGTTCTTTTACCGGATGCGGATAAAACTCCGGTTGCAGCATTTGTTGAATTAAAGGAGGAAGAAAATTATCAGATGCCATTTTAAGTTTTAGGTTTTTGCTTAAAGCTTAGTGATGAGAACTGCTATACAGGCGATAAGAGTTAGTAATGTGGTATTTGCCCCCTAAATACCATAGACTTGGGGAAATTTAATTTTAGAATTCCCTAGAATTAGAGATAGGTGGTTTGAACAACTGTACATCCCTTTTTCAAACATCCTCTAAAGCCAATGTTGCTCAAACTCTCATTTTTGTATTAGTCCGCGAAGATGGACTTTGTTCGTTAAGCTGTGACTTTAGTCGCCAGCCTAATTATAAATAAAGACCAGAATGTTTCTCTGGTCTTACAAAGTAGCAAATCCTCTGAGTCAGAATTAACCACCCGTTTCAGCGTCGGTTTGTGGTTCTTTCTGTTCTGCTTCAGCAGCTTGGGCTGCGGCGATTTCTTGGTCAGCTGCGGCTTCTTGGGCTTCAATAATTTCTGGTGTAATTTGTGGCGCTAAAACAGAAACGACAGCATCATTAGTTTCGCTTACTAAAGAAACACCTTCGGGTAAGACTAAATCTTGAAGATACAGCACGTCTCCCATTTTCATGTTAGAGACGTCGATTTCAAGTGTTTCAGGAATGCGATCGGGAGCGCAACGGACTTGAATATGAGTTAGGACTGTATCTAACGCACCACCTTCGAGTTTCACTCCAGGTGCTTCACCGACGAAGTGGAGCGGTACTTCTACTTCTACAGTATCTTGGGCTGCGACCGAGAAGAAGCTGAGGTGATAGGGAAATCTTTTCGTAGGGTGGCGTTGAACTTCCCGCAGGAGCGCTTTACCGCGCCAAGGCAAATCGCTAATATTTAACTGAATTAATGTGTTGTTAACAGAAGCTTTTTTTAACAGTGTCTCTACTGTTTTAGCTTCTAGCGTGAGATGAATTGATTCTGTACCGTTGTGACCATACAAATTGGCAGGAATTAAACCTGAACGGCGTAAAGCATTCGGCTTACTACCTTCTGCTCTTTTTTTTCCTTCGACTGTGATTTCCATACTGCTATAAAGTGACGAGCGATAAACGGTAAATTTTGAATCTTAAAAAGTTTCTTGAACTCACACTTCTGTAACGACAGGAGTGCCATTTGCGTGAAGTAAAGCACGCTTAGGACCGTGAATTGGGTCTTCCACAATGATAGTTTGTTCGCGACTCGCTCCTAAGGAAACGATCGCAATCGGAACTTCCATCAATTCGGCTAAGAATTTCAAGTAGTCAAGCGCCTGCGATGGTAAGTCCTCCAACGAGCGACAATTGACAGTTGACTGTTTCCAGCCGGGCATTGTTTTATAAATGGGACGACACTGCGCAAATCGATGAGCATTGTGAGGAAAATCCTTACATTTTTCTCCATCAATTTCGTACGCAACACAAACTTTGATTTCGTCTAGTTCATCTAGAACATCTAGTTTTGTAATTGCGAGACAATCCATACCGTTGACGCGAACCGCGTAGCGTCCGATTACCGCATCAAACCAACCGCAACGGCGCCGCCGCCCAGTGGTAGTACCAAATTCTGCACCGCGATCGCACAATAATTCGCCAATTTTGCCATTGAGTTCTGTTGGAAATGGTCCTTCGCCGACGCGTGTCGTGTACGCTTTAGCAACTCCAATCACGCGGTCAATCATGGTAGGTCCTACACCCGTACCAACGCAAGCCCCACCAGCAACAGGATTTGAGGAAGTGACGTAAGGATAAGTTCCATGATCGAGATCGAGCAATGTCCCTTGCGCGCCTTCAAACAAAATGTTGCGACGTCGCTGAATTGCATCATAGATCTTGAGCGATGTATCTACTACATGCGGGCGTAAGCGTTCTGCATATTCTAGATACTGGTCGATGACTTCTTCTGCATCTAATGGAGGTAGGTTGTAAAGCTTTTCTAAAATGACATTTTTATAGCTAATTGCCCAATGCAGTTGTTTGCGCAAGCCCGTAGGATTCATCAAATCAATGACACGAATCCCTGTACGCTCGGACTTATCTGCATACGTTGGACCAATTCCCCGCCCTGTTGTCCCAATTCTACGATCGCCTCGGCGTTCTTCTGATGCTCGATCGATCAGCCGATGATACGGCATTGTGACATGAGCTGTTTCTGAAATCAGCAAATTTTTGGTAGAGATGTTGAACTTTTCTAATTGGTCGAGTTCTCTAATTAACACCTGTGGGTCAATTACAGTACCACAGCCAATAATGCATTCAGTATCAGGGTATAAAATTCCCGAAGGAATAAGATGCAACTTGAATGTTTGACCCTGAACTACAAGTGTGTGTCCGGCATTGACACCCCCTTGGTAGCGTACAACAATGTCAGCCGATTTGCTGAGCAGATCCGTGATTTTTCCTTTTCCTTCGTCGCCCCATTGAGCGCCGATCACTATGACGTTAGCCAAGGTTTATGTAAGTTAGCTAAGGTTTTCACACAAACTCTAATTAATAGCAAAATAATTGCAATATGTCAATGACTTGATGCTACAAAATCATATTGATTTAGCATAACACCTAGGTAATTATTTATCCTTGACATGCTTATCCGTGCTGAGTGTCGCCACTTTTGCATTGAGCTTAAAATCGTTGTAACTTGACACTAAAAACTCACTGCAAATTGCCAATCCAAAGATTATTGTTAAGATTAATTAATACCTTGTATTGTTAATTTTAATCAAGATCATGGCATTATATGCAGAATTGCATCGGCATTTAGGAGGTTCGGTAGTACCGCGCGTATTGTGGCGCTACTTTCAACGTCATTCACCTGATTTAGGGGAAAAATTTCCTGAGTATCAAGCGTTTGAAGAGTTTTATACAAAACCACGCAATACTCTCGATGAGTATCTAGAACTCCATACGCTGGTAGAAAGCGTGCAAAGCGTGGAAACTTTGCCGTATTTTATTTATCGCTTGATGCGTGGTGCTTATATTTTTGAGAACCTTGCTTATTTAGAATTACGCTATACGCCTTATTTGCGTACACCGGATCATTTGAGTCAATCAGAACGCATTGACCAGATGGCTGAAATTGTAGCAGTTGTTGGGAAAGCAAGTCGAGTACCAGAGTATCCAATCGTCACAAGTCAAATTTTGTGCATGCACTCGCGACTTCCTTATGAAGTCAACAAAGCAATTGTCGATTTAGCGGCTCAAAGTCGAGATTATGTTTGCGCGATCGATGTAGCAGGTGGTGATGCTCACTACAAAGAACGACTTGATGAGTTTATCGAATTGTACGACTATGCGCGATCGCTTAATCTCAACACAACCGGACATCTTTACGAAACGACGGATGGTTGTTACCCTGAATTACTACCTTATTTAATGCGCATCGGACACGGCATTCAAATTCCCCTACGCTATCCAGAATTACTCGGTGAGTTAGCACAACGCAATCAATGTCTAGAAGTTTGCCCAACAACTTATCTCAAAACAGGAACTCTAGAAGACCTGCGGCAACTTAAGATTGTGTTTGACCGATGTTTTGATGCGGGAGTCGATATTGCTATTTGTACTGACAACGCTGGGTTACATAATGTGCGCTTGCCTTTTGAGTACGAGAATTTACTGACGCAAGACATTATTGACTTTCAGCAGTTGAAAGCTTGTCAGAATGCAGCTTTCCGTCATGCATTTGCTTGGCCTTACGGTCAGCAGCCTCCAGCCTCATTGTTACGCGGATTACTGCAACCTGAAGCACCAGCACTAGCTGAACCTGTTAGGAATTAGCAATTCGATGACACAACTCGCGCGATCGCATCCTCAACTAAATGTATAGGATGCGATGCCCATACGGGGCTTTGGCAACGCTGCCGGACTAATTTTATGATATTCAGTAGTGCAATAAACTCAACTATTCTTGAGTAGCAATTGCTTGCAGTCGGTTTGTGCGAAAAATATTGTATCTATGCAACTCAAGAGCGAGATAACAAATATGTTTTTAATATTTAGCAAAACTGGATATTGAATATTTATGATAAATTTAGCTTGCCGATGAAAGTTCAAAATTTAAGTTTAACAAACCTTCATTTCGTTTAGACTTGACAGTCTAAATTTGAAAAGCTAAACAATCAATACTTGTAGCGTTTTTGCGTTGTTAGCTTTCAGTTAATTCTAGTAGTATTTCAAAATATTTGTACGATCGTCATTCCCAAATCTAAATGAGTTAAATGTCGCAATACTCGTTATAAAGTATCAACCTGGTTACATCCTATACAAATCATGGAGCGCGCGAGCGTTACTTGCAGCAAAGTATTCAACAGTAGTAACTTAATAAATTAATTGCTTTTTAAGCTGGTTGACAATGGATACCAAAAATAATTTTGCTCCATGAGGATTCTGATAGTCGAAGACGATCTTAGCCTTGCCGAAATTTTAGCAACAGCACTGATTGAGCAACGGTATGTAGTAGATACAGTAAGTGATGGGGAAGCCGCTTGGCAACAAGTCAAAACGGTTACGTACGATCTTATTGTTATGGATATGATGCTTCCCAAACTTGACGGAATCAGCTTATGTAAGCGGCTGCGTTCTCAAAGCTACGGAATTCCAGTACTGATGCTAACTGCTTTAAATAATATTGCAGATAAAGTTACAGGGCTAGATGCGGGGGCTGATGATTATGTCATCAAACCAGTAGATTTACAAGAATTATTTGCGCGGATTCGCGCGCTACTGCGACGAGGAAGCTCGCAAACGTCGCCAATTTTGGAATGGGATGGATTACAGCTAGATCCGAGTACGTACGAAGTCACCTACAAAGAAAAACCTTTGTACTTGACACCTAAAGAGTATAGTCTTCTCGAAGTGCTCTTACGTAATGGCAGGCGAGTTATTAGTCGTAGTGCCATTATTGAACATGTTTGGTCTTTGGAAGATCCGCCCGAAGAAGATACAGTCAAAGCGCATATCAAGACTTTGCGCCAAAAGCTTAAGTCTGTAGGAGCTGCGAGTGATTTTATTGAAACTGTTCACGGTGTCGGCTATCGCCTCAGACAACCCTTGCTACATCAATAGTTGATTCTATGTATTGCAAAGCTTATCAACAAAAGATTAAGTTTTCTATATTAAATTGATTTTTTGTGAGATTGAGGAACTTTTTTGAAGAATACCCGATTTCTTCACGATTTCTTCTCCCTTTTCTTCACGCGCAACTTGTAGGTTAAGTAACTAAGTCAGGTGATTGGCTGTTCATCAAAGCTAAAATCTCCTCATTGCCCTTCTTTATGATGCACTGGGTTAGCCCCTATATGCCTCTAGAGGTTAACCCAGAGTGCTTTCTCTCTAAAGATTTTCACATTGACAAAATATTAAATTTTAGAAACTTAACTCGATCCGCAAACTGCTCAATCCGCCTTGTTAAACTCCGATAGGAAGAGCGTTCGCTAGATATGCTCGCTGAAGATGAGGGAGCAAATATTTATGAAATCAGTAGATGACTTTAATAGCGACCACGTTGAACTCGATTGGTGGGCAGAAGTTATAACGACTCAACCGAATGTCATTTATTACTTTGGACCATTTGCGAGTAGAGAGGAAGCACAATGGTTTTTACCGGGTTACATCGAGGACATAGAACAAGAGGGCTGTCAAGAAATTCGCGTTCAAGTCAAGCAATGTCAGCCTACAGAACTAACAGTTGAAGAACAAATCTTAGTAGCTAGTGGCTAGCGATTAATGATTAGAGGCTCAAGAGTCAGAAAAACCTATTTGCGTCATACTTCTTAAGAAGCTTCTTTGACAAGCAAGTTCAGCAGCAAGCTGTATAGCGGCTTTCATGCTAGTAGCATCCGCAATTCCTTTACCTGCAATATCAAACGCTGTACCGTGATCCGGTGAAGTCCGTACAAAAGAAAGACCGATTGAAGTATTTACCGCACGGTCAAACGCAAGTTGTTTGACAGGAATTAAACCTTGGTCGTGATATAACGCAAGATAAGCGTCTGCAGCTTTTGCTGTATCGATAGTCCCATACCAAGCTTGACTGGGTTTTACCCACATCGTATCTGGCGGTATGGGACCATCTAATTGAATTTCGGGGCGATCGCATCTTTCTTTTTCCAACCAAGGAATGAGCCAGTCTTGTTCTTCGCGTCCGAGTTGTCCTGATTCTCCACTATGCGGATTTAATCCGGCGATCGCAATTCTGGGTTTTTCTATCCCAAAATCTTGCTGCAAACACTCCACGAGTAAGTCTAATTTATTCGCCAGCAATTCAGGGGTCAGTGTATCCGCAACTTGACGTAAAGGAATGTGCGTCGTCGCGAGTAATGTTCTCAGCGTCCAATTTGTGTGGGGCGATCGCGCAACAAACAACATTCCGTATCTTGTCACGCCCGAACTTTGCGCGAGTAACTCGGTTTGCCCAGGGTAATTGTAGCCCGCGGCTTTCCAAGCAGACTTAGCAATGGGACCTGTGACAATCGCCTCAAATTCACCGCTTTGCGTGCGGGCGATCGCGGCTTGCAAATAAGCAAAACTTGCAGCTCCACTAGCTGCATTACCGATTCCAGTAGTGATAGAATCTTCAGTATTAATATCTATAATTTTTAAATCTTCTGGATTTGCTAAATTGTCACGACAGTGCTGGCGTAACTGTTCGTAGGTTTTGAGGAGTTGAGTTTTACTGCCAACAACGGTGACATCGTATTTTTGCGGAAACTCTGGTTTGGCTAAAGCCTTTAAAATCACTTCTGGTCCTATACCAGCCGGATCGCCCAATGTCAAAGCCAAACGCGGACATGTTTCTGCACGAAGCAAATTCTGCTGCAACAAATACATACAAAAGTTTGAGTTAGCACCTCTAGATGATTGCGTATCAACTAACAAATAAGCAGAGTTATGTCACCGAACTGATTTAAAATACTTTACACTAGTCTAAATTTTTTTAGGAAGACACTGCCTCTTCCTGAGTTGTGGACTTTTTCATACTAGCTTACTGCAATTGACTTAGCGAAGGAGAATTATTATGGGCGAGATGTTTACAGCAACCATTTTGTGTCTCACTTTGATCCCTATCGGCATCGTTTTGGGTTTTCTCTTACTCAAAATTCAGGGAGGCGAAGGAAGCGAATTGTAGAGGACTCAGTGGTTAGTAGCTAGTGGTTAGTGGCTAGTAGTTAGTGTCAGGAGTGGCTAACAACTGGTAACTAGCAACTAGTAACTCGTGCTTCCCTGGCTTAAAAGTCGTCTCTCTCCTATTGTAAAGTTTTGTGACTACAATGAATTCTGATA
The Chroococcidiopsis sp. TS-821 genome window above contains:
- a CDS encoding 50S ribosomal protein L25/general stress protein Ctc → MEITVEGKKRAEGSKPNALRRSGLIPANLYGHNGTESIHLTLEAKTVETLLKKASVNNTLIQLNISDLPWRGKALLREVQRHPTKRFPYHLSFFSVAAQDTVEVEVPLHFVGEAPGVKLEGGALDTVLTHIQVRCAPDRIPETLEIDVSNMKMGDVLYLQDLVLPEGVSLVSETNDAVVSVLAPQITPEIIEAQEAAADQEIAAAQAAEAEQKEPQTDAETGG
- a CDS encoding adenylosuccinate synthase, giving the protein MANVIVIGAQWGDEGKGKITDLLSKSADIVVRYQGGVNAGHTLVVQGQTFKLHLIPSGILYPDTECIIGCGTVIDPQVLIRELDQLEKFNISTKNLLISETAHVTMPYHRLIDRASEERRGDRRIGTTGRGIGPTYADKSERTGIRVIDLMNPTGLRKQLHWAISYKNVILEKLYNLPPLDAEEVIDQYLEYAERLRPHVVDTSLKIYDAIQRRRNILFEGAQGTLLDLDHGTYPYVTSSNPVAGGACVGTGVGPTMIDRVIGVAKAYTTRVGEGPFPTELNGKIGELLCDRGAEFGTTTGRRRRCGWFDAVIGRYAVRVNGMDCLAITKLDVLDELDEIKVCVAYEIDGEKCKDFPHNAHRFAQCRPIYKTMPGWKQSTVNCRSLEDLPSQALDYLKFLAELMEVPIAIVSLGASREQTIIVEDPIHGPKRALLHANGTPVVTEV
- a CDS encoding adenosine deaminase, with protein sequence MALYAELHRHLGGSVVPRVLWRYFQRHSPDLGEKFPEYQAFEEFYTKPRNTLDEYLELHTLVESVQSVETLPYFIYRLMRGAYIFENLAYLELRYTPYLRTPDHLSQSERIDQMAEIVAVVGKASRVPEYPIVTSQILCMHSRLPYEVNKAIVDLAAQSRDYVCAIDVAGGDAHYKERLDEFIELYDYARSLNLNTTGHLYETTDGCYPELLPYLMRIGHGIQIPLRYPELLGELAQRNQCLEVCPTTYLKTGTLEDLRQLKIVFDRCFDAGVDIAICTDNAGLHNVRLPFEYENLLTQDIIDFQQLKACQNAAFRHAFAWPYGQQPPASLLRGLLQPEAPALAEPVRN
- a CDS encoding response regulator transcription factor, whose amino-acid sequence is MRILIVEDDLSLAEILATALIEQRYVVDTVSDGEAAWQQVKTVTYDLIVMDMMLPKLDGISLCKRLRSQSYGIPVLMLTALNNIADKVTGLDAGADDYVIKPVDLQELFARIRALLRRGSSQTSPILEWDGLQLDPSTYEVTYKEKPLYLTPKEYSLLEVLLRNGRRVISRSAIIEHVWSLEDPPEEDTVKAHIKTLRQKLKSVGAASDFIETVHGVGYRLRQPLLHQ
- a CDS encoding DUF1816 domain-containing protein; protein product: MKSVDDFNSDHVELDWWAEVITTQPNVIYYFGPFASREEAQWFLPGYIEDIEQEGCQEIRVQVKQCQPTELTVEEQILVASG
- the pdxA gene encoding 4-hydroxythreonine-4-phosphate dehydrogenase PdxA, which produces MYLLQQNLLRAETCPRLALTLGDPAGIGPEVILKALAKPEFPQKYDVTVVGSKTQLLKTYEQLRQHCRDNLANPEDLKIIDINTEDSITTGIGNAASGAASFAYLQAAIARTQSGEFEAIVTGPIAKSAWKAAGYNYPGQTELLAQSSGVTRYGMLFVARSPHTNWTLRTLLATTHIPLRQVADTLTPELLANKLDLLVECLQQDFGIEKPRIAIAGLNPHSGESGQLGREEQDWLIPWLEKERCDRPEIQLDGPIPPDTMWVKPSQAWYGTIDTAKAADAYLALYHDQGLIPVKQLAFDRAVNTSIGLSFVRTSPDHGTAFDIAGKGIADATSMKAAIQLAAELACQRSFLRSMTQIGFSDS
- a CDS encoding PetM family cytochrome b6-f complex subunit 7, whose translation is MGEMFTATILCLTLIPIGIVLGFLLLKIQGGEGSEL